The proteins below come from a single Drosophila kikkawai strain 14028-0561.14 chromosome 3R, DkikHiC1v2, whole genome shotgun sequence genomic window:
- the LOC108077664 gene encoding uncharacterized protein translates to MSCKAPGLFQDESNIELSIVDVEVPSELDLDEVYDQLERMKQRVLQMKSMIIRPPATTTDPVQAEFEKLADSDNPHLREVQQETSRGFLQIDLVRNRLSETTKELVDLAARIQESERCTKDLAKKLDEVPKWIEESKHQAGLCMERHNELSTTLLSDLNYSNHMRPLLVTLSNNYSSKISVTCYRKQYKEILDLVQNTRLLLNQTHDQLRTYTQIINDSFGESTTHHLSSMPDISGLMDLLEQSREIGKKKRASSNVKPLALIQLTKAAEKLTLLQKFRDGAGK, encoded by the exons ATGTCCTGCAAGGCCCCAGGGCTATTCCAAGATGAGAGCAACATAGAGCTGTCAATAGTAGACGTGGAAGTCCCCTCCGAATTGGACCTAGATGAGGTCTATGATCAGCTGGAAAGGATGAAGCAAAGGGTGTTGCAGATGAAAAGTATGATAATACGTCCACCAGCAACCACCACTGACCCAGTGCAGGCGGAATTTGAGAAGCTAGCTGACTCGGACAACCCCCACTTGAGAGAGGTACAGCAGGAGACCTCACGGGGTTTCCTGCAGATCGATCTGGTAAGGAACCGCCTCTCGGAGACCACCAAGGAGCTGGTCGATTTGGCTGCGCGGATCCAGGAGAGCGAACGGTGCACCAAAGACCTGGCCAAGAAGCTGGACGAGGTGCCCAAGTGGATAGAGGAAAGTAAACACCAAGCGGGACTGTGCATGGAGCGGCACAATGAGCTGAGTACTACCCTTTTAAGCGACCTAAACTACAGCAACCACATGCGACCTTTACTGGTGACCCTGAGTAACAATTATAGCTCAAAG ATTTCCGTAACGTGCTACCGGAAGCAATACAAAGAAATTTTAGATCTCGTACAAAATACCCGTTTGCTGTTGAACCAGACCCACGATCAATTGAGAACGTACACCCAAATCATAAACGACTCTTTTGGGGAATCCACGACGCATCATCTTTCCAGTATGCCTGACATTAGCGGTCTGATGGACCTGCTGGAGCAGAGCCGGGAAATTGGAAAGAAGAAAAGGGCTTCTTCAAATGTCAAACCTCTAGCATTGATCCAACTTACCAAGGCGGCAGAAAAGCTCACGTTATTGCAAAAGTTTCGGGATGGGGCTGGAAAATAG
- the LOC108077870 gene encoding huntingtin-interacting protein K, which yields MTEAEEINGTEVEDDEQDSKQKKSDAKRHDDGAADLERVTDYAEEKEISAANISSAVEQFGNQRNKENELRVAKEKELQKVQVKKEDIELIMNELLVSKSHAEKVLREQSGDVVAALEAIISN from the exons ATGACGGAAGCTGAGGAAATCAACGGTACTGAGGTGGAAGACGACGAGCAGGACTCCAAACAAAAGAAGTCCGATGCCAAGCGACACGACGATGGAGCCGCAG ATTTGGAGCGGGTTACTGATTATGCCGAGGAAAAGGAAATCTCTGCGGCCAACATATCCAGC GCTGTGGAACAGTTTGGCAATCAGCGAAACAAGGAGAACGAACTGCGAGTAGCCAAGGAAAAGGAACTCCAGAAGGTGCAAGTAAAGAAGGAGGATATTGAACTGATT ATGAACGAGCTGCTGGTTAGCAAGTCTCACGCCGAGAAGGTGCTCCGTGAACAAAGCGGTGACGTGGTGGCCGCCCTGGAGGCCATCATTAGCAACTGA